In one Plutella xylostella chromosome 20, ilPluXylo3.1, whole genome shotgun sequence genomic region, the following are encoded:
- the LOC125490131 gene encoding uncharacterized protein LOC125490131, with translation MQTTGTSSEFCQGVLENPGMACKSKEVLIDSLNRDRISWNNLEHKGKLEAPVRDEGYAPEAMHFEDSEEKSVELARLKGHTGQAKLRRLCGPYGTPSLQALTKNFQSAPPEIATLQFSAAENSKGGTDMVVDQCTQRITDPLERRLDVCDHRCSRRRLGCNCEWPATARQMDHKTEEVAQQSVGIVGSIRSSSTFGTRATRENNNVTVGQSNNGGIPQQTGRYKIKAAAHDSHQNSSAMRKDAVPCNCQAHTGIVQWNSRRFIEGKESPGMASQQTSVKMDFQQVWNSRDRSVRVAEISGCTEVCKREYYRHEEPVHRRVQQEMALQTRLDLPTASTDTESATSLTVVKGPLHSGRPHFGTGFLGPRTQQNNGETASPDPRSSQEHGGPTNESATPGSKRFEIRGLASSGWASQCKSWSEDDLRVLESSWRKSTLKTYTPAWKRWHAWATSNHVPTNDPSAENLAKYLLHLRKDIKMAPKTIALHKSVVAKFANPLKCQELSSHVLVKQVLRGIFNSDPPVKRSLSWKIEDLLAFLKTYPLDEDNLFALSRHVAVLLLLASGRRVHDLTLLSIKDGMFEDNVIEMVFWPKFGSKTDSCSYRQSGWKLHKGLDTEPRLDLMNFIRKIISISKHRRDARNPDGLFITTRGSVRNASRTVIAGWIKTLFKEAGISASAGSFRAAVATHNWTSNRYSIEEIPQRGNWRSQNTFFRHYFKEIKALPGSNANTLIHCFSSI, from the exons ATGCAGACCACTGGAACATCAAGTGAGTTTTGCCAAGGAGTTCTTGAAAACCCTGGGATGGCATGTAAATCTAAAGAAGTCCTCATCGACAGCCTCAACAGAGATAGAATATCTTGGAATAACCTGGAACACAAAGGAAAACTCGAAGCGCCTGTCAGAGACGAAGGTTATGCACCTGAAGCAATGCATTTCGAAGATTCTGAAGAAAAATCTGTGGAGCTGGCACGACTCAAAGGTCATACTGGGCAAGCTAAACTTCGCCGCCTTTGCGGTCCCTATGGGACGCCTTCATTGCAGGCCCTTACAAAGAACTTCCAGAGTGCTCCCCCAGAAATCGCCACATTGCAATTTTCCGCTGCCGAAAATAGCAAAGGTGGAACTGATATGGTGGTTGACCAATGTACACAGAGGATCACCGATCCTCTTGAGCGACGCCTCGATGTTTGTGACCACAGATGCAGCAGACGTAGGCTGGGGTGCAACTGTGAATGGCCGGCAACTGCGCGGCAGATGGACCACAAAACAGAAGAAGTGGCACAGCAATCTGTAGGAATTGTGGGCAGTATACGAAGTTCTTCAACGTTTGGGACCAGAGCTACGCGGGAAAACAATAATGTTACAGTCGGACAATCAAACAACGGTGGCATACCTCAACAAACAGGGCGGTACAAAATCAAAGCTGCTGCTCATGACAGCCACCAAAATTCTTCAGCTATGCGAAAAGATGCGGTGCCATGTAATTGCCAGGCACATACCGGGATTGTGCAATGGAATAGCAGACGGTTTATCGAGGGAAAAGAGTCTCCCGGAATGGCATCTCAGCAAACAAGTGTTAAAATGGATTTTCAACAAGTTTGGAACTCCAGAGATCGATCTGTTCGCGTCGCAGAGATCAGCGGTTGTACCGAGGTATGTAAGCGAGAATACTACAGACACGAAGAGCCAGTTCACCGACGCGTTCAGCAGGAAATGGCATTACAGACTCGGTTGGATCTTCCCACCGCCAGCACTGATACCGAGAGTGCTACGTCACTTACAGTCGTCAAAGGGCCTCTACATTCTGGTCGCCCCCATTTTGGAACGGGCTTTCTGGGTCCCAGAACTCAACAAAATAACGGTGAGACCGCCTCTCCAGATCCCAGATCTTCACAAGAACATGGTGGACCTACGAACGAATCTGCCACCCCCGGGAGTAAACGATTTGAAATTAGGGGTCTGGCTAGTTCGGGCTGGGCAAGTCAATGCAAAAGCTGGTCGGAAGACGATCTGAGAGTACTTGAGTCATCATGGCGGAAATCGACCCTAAAAACCTATACGCCAGCCTGGAAAAGATGGCATGCTTGGGCAACTAGCAATCATGTTCCAACCAATGATccttcagctgaaaatttggCTAAGTACCTATTGCACCTGCGCAAAGACATAAAAATGGCGCCTAAGACCATAGCTTTACATAAATCAGTAGTAGCAAAGTTTGCCAATCCTCTTAAATGCCAAGAACTTAGTTCACATGTACTAGTCAAACAGGTTCTCAGAGGAATATTTAACAGTGATCCCCCGGTCAAAAGATCGCTGTCCTGGAAAATCGAAGACCTTTTAGCATTTCTAAAAACATACCCGCTAGACGAAGATAATCTGTTCGCATTATCTAGACATGTCGCTGTCTTACTACTACTAGCGTCGGGCAGAAGAGTCCATGACCTAACTCTTCTGTCAATAAAGGAtg GAATGTTCGAAGACAACGTGATTGAGATGGTTTTCTGGCCCAAATTTGGTTCCAAGACCGACTCATGCTCATATAGGCAGTCTGGCTGGAAGCTACATAAAGGGCTGGATACAGAACCACGATTGGATCTAATGAACTTTATCCGGAAAATAATATCTATCTCAAAACATCGTCGTGATGCTAGAAATCCAGATGGCTTGTTCATCACTACAAGGGGATCGGTAAGGAACGCGTCTCGAACAGTTATCGCTGGGTGGATAAAAACCCTATTTAAAGAGGCCGGCATCTCAGCATCAGCAGGAAGTTTCAGAGCTGCAGTTGCAACTCACAATTGGACCAGTAACCGATATAGTATAGAAGAAATCCCTCAAAGAGGAAACTGGAGATCTCAAAATACCTTCTTTCGACACTACTTCAAGGAGATAAAAGCATTGCCCGGGAGTAATGCAAATACACTTATACATtgtttttcatcaatttaa